Proteins encoded within one genomic window of Cellulomonas xiejunii:
- a CDS encoding ASCH domain-containing protein, with product MTDQPTAGAETGTQDTRISDFWDAARGHLGWGKLDTVLGESVDGAVPPPAWSFGDDARLADELLGLVLDGRKTATSTALVEFTSGDEPLPRVGDVSIVLDSAGDPRALLRTTDVEVVPFDRVGAEHAAAEGEGDRSLASWQREHEVYWRRVLGDEGFAPTMDVVTERFELVYPKDGPAPAVD from the coding sequence ATGACCGACCAGCCGACGGCGGGTGCCGAGACCGGCACGCAGGACACGCGCATCAGCGACTTCTGGGACGCGGCGCGCGGGCACCTGGGCTGGGGCAAGCTCGACACCGTGCTGGGCGAGTCGGTCGACGGTGCCGTGCCGCCGCCCGCCTGGTCGTTCGGGGACGACGCGCGGCTCGCCGACGAGCTCCTGGGCCTGGTCCTCGACGGGCGCAAGACCGCGACGTCCACGGCACTGGTGGAGTTCACGTCGGGCGACGAGCCGCTGCCGCGCGTGGGTGACGTGTCGATCGTGCTGGACTCCGCAGGCGACCCGCGGGCGCTGCTGCGCACGACCGACGTCGAGGTCGTGCCGTTCGACCGGGTGGGTGCGGAGCACGCCGCCGCGGAGGGCGAAGGCGACCGCTCCCTGGCGTCGTGGCAGCGTGAGCACGAGGTGTACTGGCGCCGCGTGCTGGGCGACGAGGGCTTCGCGCCGACCATGGACGTCGTGACGGAGCGGTTCGAGCTCGTCTACCCGAAGGACGGTCCAGCGCCCGCGGTCGACTGA
- a CDS encoding 3-isopropylmalate dehydrogenase gives MADTTPPSSLNLAVVAGDGIGTEVVEQGLLVLDQALHGTGTTVRTTDFDLGARRWHATGQTLTDEDLAAIRTHDAILLGAIGDPGVPSGVLERGLLLKLRFALDHYVNLRPSRLFPGVRSPLAAPGDVDFVVVREGTEGPYVGNGGAIRVGTPHEVANEVSVNTAFGVERVVRDAFARAAARPRKKLTLVHKHNVLVHAGHLWRRTVEAVNAEFPDVTVDYLHVDAATIFLVTNPSRFDVIVTDNLFGDILTDLAAAITGGIGLAASANINPDRTAPSMFEPVHGSAPDIAGQGKADPTATVLSVAMLLDHVGLPDSARAVEAAVAADLAERGAAERVRSTAEVGKDLAARVAG, from the coding sequence ATGGCTGACACGACCCCGCCCTCCTCTTTGAACCTGGCTGTCGTCGCGGGCGACGGCATCGGCACGGAGGTCGTCGAGCAGGGGCTCCTCGTGCTCGACCAGGCCCTGCACGGCACGGGGACGACGGTCCGCACCACGGACTTCGACCTCGGGGCGCGCCGCTGGCACGCCACCGGTCAGACCCTCACGGACGAGGACCTGGCCGCGATCCGCACGCACGACGCGATCCTCCTCGGGGCGATCGGCGACCCGGGTGTTCCCTCGGGGGTGCTCGAGCGCGGGCTGCTGCTCAAGCTGCGCTTCGCCCTCGACCACTACGTGAACCTGCGCCCGAGCAGGCTCTTCCCCGGGGTGAGGAGCCCGCTGGCCGCCCCCGGCGACGTCGACTTCGTCGTCGTGCGCGAGGGCACCGAGGGGCCGTACGTCGGCAACGGTGGCGCCATCCGCGTCGGCACGCCGCACGAGGTGGCCAACGAGGTCAGCGTGAACACCGCGTTCGGCGTCGAGCGCGTGGTGCGGGACGCCTTCGCGCGTGCCGCGGCCCGTCCGCGCAAGAAGCTCACGCTCGTGCACAAGCACAACGTGCTCGTCCACGCGGGGCACCTGTGGCGCCGGACGGTCGAGGCCGTCAACGCCGAGTTCCCGGACGTCACCGTGGACTACCTGCACGTGGACGCCGCGACGATCTTCCTGGTGACCAACCCGTCGCGCTTCGACGTCATCGTCACGGACAACCTCTTCGGCGACATCCTCACCGACCTGGCGGCGGCGATCACCGGGGGCATCGGTCTGGCGGCCTCGGCCAACATCAACCCCGACCGCACGGCCCCGAGCATGTTCGAGCCCGTGCACGGCTCCGCGCCCGACATCGCGGGTCAGGGCAAGGCCGACCCCACCGCGACGGTGCTGTCCGTCGCCATGCTGCTCGACCACGTCGGGCTGCCGGACTCCGCCCGCGCGGTGGAGGCGGCGGTCGCCGCCGACCTCGCCGAGCGCGGCGCGGCCGAGCGAGTACGGTCGACGGCCGAGGTGGGCAAGGACCTCGCCGCTCGCGTCGCCGGCTGA
- a CDS encoding branched-chain amino acid aminotransferase, whose product MSTMTTPSSDTFQINRSDAPATVAEREAALAAPQFGVVFTDHMARVSWTHAAGWTDRRVEKYGPLMLDPATAVLHYGQEIFEGLKAYRYPDGSVWSFRPEANAARFARSARRLALPELSAADFLGAITALVDVDRDWVPSGEETSLYLRPFMYASEPFLGVRASLEAEFLVIASPVGPYFAGGVKPVSIWVSREYHRAGAGGTGAAKCGGNYAASLLPQQEAYAKGFEQVCFLDDRTGTQLEELGGMNVVVVNADGSVVTPPVSGTILEGVTRSSILTLLTEAGHEVSERPVLLEDLRAGLADGSVTEVFACGTAAVMTPIGRLASDDFDLVVGDGAAGPVTTRIRAQLTDIQYGRASDPHGWMHRLL is encoded by the coding sequence ATGAGCACGATGACGACTCCTTCGTCCGACACGTTCCAGATCAACCGCAGTGACGCGCCCGCGACCGTCGCCGAGCGCGAGGCCGCGCTCGCCGCGCCGCAGTTCGGCGTCGTCTTCACCGACCACATGGCCCGTGTGTCCTGGACGCACGCCGCCGGCTGGACGGACCGCCGGGTCGAGAAGTACGGCCCGCTGATGCTCGACCCCGCCACCGCGGTGCTGCACTACGGGCAGGAGATCTTCGAGGGGCTCAAGGCCTACCGGTACCCCGACGGCTCCGTGTGGTCGTTCCGGCCGGAGGCGAACGCCGCGCGCTTCGCCCGGTCAGCACGCCGCCTCGCGCTGCCCGAGCTCTCCGCGGCGGACTTCCTCGGTGCGATCACCGCGCTGGTCGACGTGGACCGCGACTGGGTCCCGTCGGGCGAGGAGACGAGCCTGTACCTGCGCCCGTTCATGTACGCCTCGGAGCCGTTCCTCGGCGTGCGGGCCTCGTTGGAGGCGGAGTTCCTCGTCATCGCCTCGCCCGTCGGCCCGTACTTCGCCGGCGGGGTGAAGCCGGTGTCGATCTGGGTGTCGCGGGAGTACCACCGGGCCGGGGCGGGCGGGACGGGTGCCGCCAAGTGCGGAGGCAACTACGCCGCGAGCCTGCTGCCGCAGCAGGAGGCCTACGCCAAGGGCTTCGAGCAGGTGTGCTTCCTCGACGACCGCACGGGCACGCAGCTCGAGGAGCTCGGCGGCATGAACGTCGTCGTCGTGAACGCCGACGGGTCCGTGGTGACGCCTCCGGTGTCGGGCACGATCCTCGAGGGCGTCACGCGCTCGTCCATCCTCACGCTGCTCACCGAGGCGGGCCACGAGGTCTCCGAGCGTCCCGTGCTCCTGGAGGACCTGCGTGCGGGCCTCGCGGACGGCAGCGTCACCGAGGTGTTCGCGTGCGGCACCGCAGCCGTCATGACGCCGATCGGCCGGCTCGCGAGCGACGACTTCGACCTCGTCGTGGGTGACGGGGCCGCGGGCCCGGTGACGACGCGCATCCGCGCGCAGCTCACGGACATCCAGTACGGGCGCGCGTCCGACCCGCACGGGTGGATGCACCGACTCCTCTGA
- the cimA gene encoding citramalate synthase produces MTQSTAPTSTGPTLPSTFHVYDTTLRDGAQQEGINLSVADKLTIAPMLDELGVGFIEGGWPGAVPKDTEFFKRAAKELDLRNAELAAFGATRKVGVRAAEDPQVRALLDSEAPVVTLVAKFDVRHVERALRTVPDEGLAMIADTVTFLLREGRRVFVDAEHFFDGYRYDADYARRAVVTAFEAGAEVVALCDTNGGMLPDWVRQIVQDVRQVAGPDALLGMHAHNDSGCAVANTLAAVDAGCAHVQGTVNGYGERTGNADLLSVVANLELKLGRQVLTRDPEAPGGLTELTRIAHAISEITNISPFARQPYVGASAFAHKAGLHASAIKVDPDLYQHADPELVGNDMRMLVSDMAGRASIELKGRQLGIDLAEHPDVLSRVMHRVKDAEACGYTYEAADASFELVLVEELDGARPVYFKVESWRTIVERNGARGTAATAEATVKLHAGGERIVSTGEGNGPVNALDHALRLALGRVYPELAAFELIDFKVRILDQMQGTDAVTRVLIESTDGQTSWSTVGVGPNLIEASWEALTDSAIWGLRHHGVLPR; encoded by the coding sequence GTGACCCAGTCCACGGCACCCACGTCGACCGGCCCGACCCTGCCGTCGACGTTCCACGTCTACGACACGACCCTGCGGGACGGCGCCCAGCAGGAGGGCATCAACCTGTCGGTGGCCGACAAGCTGACGATCGCGCCGATGCTCGACGAGCTCGGTGTGGGCTTCATCGAAGGTGGCTGGCCGGGTGCCGTGCCGAAGGACACGGAGTTCTTCAAGCGGGCGGCGAAGGAGCTGGACCTGCGCAACGCCGAGCTGGCCGCGTTCGGGGCGACGCGCAAGGTCGGGGTGCGTGCGGCCGAGGACCCGCAGGTCCGTGCGCTCCTCGACTCCGAGGCCCCGGTCGTCACGCTCGTCGCCAAGTTCGACGTCCGGCACGTCGAGCGCGCGCTGCGCACGGTCCCGGACGAGGGCCTGGCGATGATCGCCGACACGGTGACGTTCCTCCTGCGGGAGGGGCGCCGGGTGTTCGTCGACGCCGAGCACTTCTTCGACGGCTACCGGTACGACGCCGACTACGCGCGTCGCGCCGTGGTCACCGCGTTCGAGGCGGGTGCCGAGGTCGTGGCGCTGTGCGACACGAACGGGGGCATGCTCCCCGACTGGGTGCGGCAGATCGTGCAGGACGTGCGGCAGGTTGCCGGGCCTGACGCCCTGCTGGGGATGCACGCGCACAACGACTCCGGCTGCGCCGTCGCCAACACCCTGGCCGCCGTCGACGCGGGCTGCGCCCACGTGCAGGGCACGGTCAACGGGTACGGCGAGCGCACCGGCAACGCCGACCTGCTGTCGGTCGTCGCGAACCTCGAGCTGAAGCTGGGTCGGCAGGTGCTCACGCGTGATCCCGAGGCGCCAGGCGGGCTGACCGAGCTGACGCGCATCGCGCACGCGATCAGCGAGATCACCAACATCTCGCCGTTCGCGCGCCAGCCGTACGTGGGGGCGAGCGCCTTCGCGCACAAGGCCGGCCTGCACGCGTCGGCCATCAAGGTCGACCCCGACCTGTACCAGCATGCCGATCCCGAGCTCGTCGGCAACGACATGCGCATGCTCGTGTCCGACATGGCGGGCCGGGCGTCCATCGAGCTCAAGGGCCGTCAGCTCGGCATCGACCTCGCCGAGCACCCGGACGTCCTGTCGCGCGTCATGCACCGCGTCAAGGACGCCGAGGCCTGCGGCTACACCTACGAGGCCGCGGACGCCTCGTTCGAACTGGTCCTGGTCGAGGAGCTCGACGGAGCGCGGCCCGTGTACTTCAAGGTCGAGTCGTGGCGCACGATCGTCGAGCGCAACGGCGCACGCGGGACGGCTGCGACGGCGGAGGCGACCGTCAAGCTGCACGCGGGTGGCGAGCGCATCGTCAGCACCGGCGAGGGCAACGGGCCCGTCAACGCGCTCGACCACGCGCTGCGGCTGGCGCTCGGGCGCGTGTACCCGGAGCTCGCGGCGTTCGAGCTCATCGACTTCAAGGTCCGCATCCTCGACCAGATGCAGGGGACCGACGCGGTGACGCGCGTGCTGATCGAGAGCACGGACGGTCAGACGTCGTGGAGCACCGTCGGTGTCGGCCCCAACCTGATCGAGGCGTCGTGGGAGGCGCTCACCGACTCGGCGATCTGGGGACTGCGCCACCACGGGGTCCTGCCGCGCTGA
- a CDS encoding lipoate--protein ligase family protein, whose product MHGEYKVPGGKLVVVDLEVGDGLLRDVSVSGDFFLEPDDALGVLSDALDGVPADAGVSQLARVLDDALALAVDQGRIAGPVAMVGFDVRAVALAVRRALGLSTAWGDHEIALLHPGAMPPAMHVALDQVLTEELDAGRRGPTLRFWEWDEPAVVIGSFQSLRNEVDLEAAARLGVTVVRRISGGGAMFMEAGNCITFSLVVPGSLVDGMSFEDSYAFLNDWVLGALADVGVTATTTGLNDISSSAGKLAGSAQKRLAGGAVLHHVTMAYDIDADKMLQVLRIGREKLSDKGTRSANKRVDPVRSQTHLPREQVIDAFVAHFRSRHRTVDDDLRPAELERARELMSTRFTDPGWTARVP is encoded by the coding sequence GTGCACGGTGAGTACAAGGTCCCCGGTGGCAAGCTCGTGGTCGTCGACCTGGAGGTCGGTGACGGTCTGCTGCGGGACGTCAGCGTCTCCGGCGACTTCTTCCTCGAGCCCGACGACGCGTTGGGAGTGCTCTCGGACGCGCTGGACGGTGTGCCCGCGGACGCGGGTGTCTCCCAGCTCGCCCGTGTGCTCGACGACGCGCTGGCCCTCGCCGTCGACCAGGGCCGGATCGCCGGACCGGTCGCGATGGTCGGGTTCGACGTCCGCGCGGTGGCGCTCGCCGTCCGGCGCGCACTCGGGTTGTCGACTGCGTGGGGGGACCACGAGATCGCGCTGCTGCACCCCGGCGCCATGCCGCCGGCGATGCACGTCGCTCTCGACCAGGTGCTCACCGAGGAGCTCGACGCGGGACGGCGCGGTCCCACCCTGCGCTTCTGGGAGTGGGACGAGCCGGCGGTCGTCATCGGCTCGTTCCAGTCCCTGCGCAACGAGGTGGACCTCGAGGCGGCGGCTCGCCTGGGCGTCACCGTGGTGCGGCGGATCTCCGGCGGCGGTGCCATGTTCATGGAGGCCGGCAACTGCATCACGTTCTCGCTGGTCGTGCCCGGGTCCTTGGTCGACGGGATGTCTTTCGAGGACTCGTACGCGTTCCTCAACGACTGGGTGCTGGGGGCACTGGCCGACGTGGGCGTCACCGCGACGACGACCGGCCTGAACGACATCTCGTCGTCGGCGGGCAAGCTCGCCGGGTCCGCGCAGAAGCGGCTCGCAGGCGGCGCCGTGCTGCACCACGTGACCATGGCGTACGACATCGACGCCGACAAGATGCTCCAGGTGCTGCGGATCGGTCGCGAGAAGCTGTCCGACAAGGGGACGCGGTCGGCCAACAAGCGCGTCGACCCCGTGCGCTCGCAGACCCACCTCCCGCGCGAGCAGGTCATCGACGCCTTCGTCGCGCACTTCCGGTCCCGGCACCGGACGGTCGACGACGACCTGCGCCCCGCCGAGCTCGAGCGGGCACGCGAGCTGATGTCGACCCGGTTCACCGACCCGGGGTGGACCGCCCGGGTGCCCTGA
- a CDS encoding DUF202 domain-containing protein encodes MTAPAHPSLAAERTALAWRRTALGLVAGSVAAGRLLVEIWGVAAWSVTLAGTVLAAVVLRAARRRRHDLHGRQTPGAAPHVGRDPGGRLVTACAAALVLLGGAALVVVLTRPG; translated from the coding sequence ATGACCGCGCCTGCACACCCGTCGCTGGCCGCCGAGCGCACGGCGCTCGCGTGGCGGCGTACCGCGCTGGGGCTTGTCGCGGGGTCGGTGGCGGCCGGTCGCCTGCTGGTGGAGATCTGGGGGGTCGCCGCCTGGTCGGTGACGCTCGCGGGGACGGTCCTGGCGGCCGTCGTGCTGCGCGCCGCGCGGCGCCGCAGGCACGACCTGCACGGCCGGCAGACGCCCGGGGCGGCACCTCACGTCGGCCGCGACCCGGGGGGTCGTCTGGTCACGGCGTGCGCCGCGGCGCTCGTGCTCCTCGGCGGCGCGGCCCTCGTCGTCGTGCTGACCCGGCCCGGCTGA
- a CDS encoding YidH family protein: MEPEQQTPGRRFPQSVYGVGSEPDARFSLANERTFLAWARTGLALLAGGVALEALDLPVERGLRLSAAVLLIALGALAPAVAWWGWSRVERAMRRSDPLPAPVGFGLLVVGVGVAGVLVLVGLLRA; encoded by the coding sequence ATGGAGCCCGAGCAGCAAACACCCGGCCGGCGTTTCCCGCAATCGGTGTACGGCGTCGGATCCGAGCCCGACGCCCGGTTCTCGCTCGCCAACGAGCGCACCTTCCTCGCGTGGGCGCGCACCGGCCTCGCGCTGCTGGCCGGCGGCGTCGCCCTCGAGGCTCTCGACCTGCCCGTCGAGCGCGGGCTGCGGCTCTCTGCAGCCGTCCTGCTCATCGCCCTGGGCGCCCTCGCACCGGCCGTGGCCTGGTGGGGGTGGTCCCGAGTCGAGCGGGCGATGCGCCGTAGCGACCCGCTGCCCGCACCCGTCGGGTTCGGCCTCCTGGTCGTCGGCGTCGGCGTGGCGGGCGTGCTCGTCCTGGTCGGCCTGCTGCGGGCATGA
- a CDS encoding YggS family pyridoxal phosphate-dependent enzyme has protein sequence MSSEDVAHRLAQVHERVAAACAAAGRGTTDARVLLASKTMDVATVRAALLADAAARAAGSGTAPVLLGENRVQELVAKAPALQDLAPTWHVIGPLQSNKVNAALRWAAAVESVADDALAQRLSARVRERDVPLDVWIQVNVSGEASKHGAHPDAAPDLAARVAALPGLRLAGFMTVGARSDDERVVRAGFARLRAVRDEVVGSGAPGTAGAHGLSMGMSGDLEIAVAEGATVVRVGTAVFGSRPAAEAHG, from the coding sequence GTGAGCAGCGAGGACGTGGCGCACCGCCTGGCGCAGGTGCATGAGCGGGTCGCAGCGGCGTGCGCCGCGGCCGGGCGCGGGACGACCGACGCGAGGGTGCTGCTCGCGTCCAAGACGATGGACGTGGCGACCGTGCGGGCCGCGCTGCTGGCCGACGCCGCCGCCAGGGCGGCGGGCTCGGGGACCGCGCCGGTGCTGCTGGGCGAGAACCGCGTCCAGGAGCTCGTCGCGAAGGCCCCGGCGCTTCAGGACCTCGCGCCGACGTGGCACGTGATCGGACCGCTGCAGTCGAACAAGGTCAACGCCGCGCTGCGGTGGGCGGCGGCGGTCGAGTCCGTCGCGGACGACGCGCTCGCGCAGCGCCTGTCCGCGCGCGTGCGGGAGCGCGACGTGCCGCTGGACGTCTGGATCCAGGTGAACGTGTCGGGCGAGGCGAGCAAGCACGGTGCCCACCCCGACGCCGCGCCGGACCTGGCGGCGCGCGTCGCCGCGCTGCCCGGGCTCCGGCTCGCCGGGTTCATGACCGTGGGTGCGCGCAGCGACGACGAGCGGGTGGTGCGGGCCGGGTTCGCGCGGCTGCGGGCGGTGCGCGACGAGGTCGTCGGGTCGGGCGCGCCGGGCACGGCCGGTGCGCACGGCCTGTCGATGGGGATGAGCGGCGACCTGGAGATCGCGGTCGCGGAGGGCGCCACGGTCGTCCGGGTCGGGACCGCGGTGTTCGGCTCCCGCCCTGCGGCCGAGGCGCACGGGTGA
- a CDS encoding YqgE/AlgH family protein, which translates to MGGCTGRLLVATPGLRDRSFRRAVVLVLEHTESGALGVVLDRPLDLDARSVLPQWQDHLSAPGRLFQGGPVARDTALALADLPDADAPPGVQPLNDRLGVVDLEAPPALVVDGVRALRVFVGYSGWSAGQLDREIELGGWFVVDVEPGDVFSADPEGLWRRVLRRQPGNLALLSTAPDDPSMN; encoded by the coding sequence ATGGGGGGGTGCACGGGGCGGCTGCTCGTCGCGACACCGGGGCTGCGGGACCGCAGCTTCCGGCGCGCTGTCGTGCTCGTCCTCGAGCACACCGAGTCGGGCGCGCTCGGGGTCGTCCTCGACCGGCCGCTCGACCTCGACGCGAGATCGGTGCTGCCCCAGTGGCAGGACCACCTCAGCGCACCGGGCCGCCTGTTCCAGGGCGGGCCCGTGGCGCGCGACACGGCACTCGCGCTCGCCGACCTCCCCGACGCCGACGCGCCGCCCGGTGTGCAGCCGCTGAACGACCGGCTCGGGGTGGTCGACCTGGAGGCGCCTCCCGCGCTGGTCGTCGACGGCGTCCGGGCGCTGCGGGTCTTCGTCGGGTACTCCGGGTGGTCCGCCGGGCAGCTCGACCGCGAGATCGAGCTGGGAGGGTGGTTCGTCGTCGACGTGGAGCCGGGTGACGTCTTCAGCGCCGACCCCGAGGGCCTGTGGCGTCGCGTGCTGCGTCGCCAGCCGGGGAACCTGGCGCTGCTGTCGACCGCACCGGACGACCCGTCGATGAACTGA
- a CDS encoding MFS transporter, whose translation MSDGPAGGGAARVTIWSRGFVHVLVINLGVSVAQLMVNTLVPKLAVVLGASAVVVGVVSGMFAVTALGVRPLVGPATARIRLNHLLAGTTGVMLLAFVTYAVADSIPVMMAGRLLQGAGMGFLAPVMLALASENLPERRMASGIGVFSLGQAAATAIGPAIGLALQPVIGYRGTFLVGAAVLGVALLMALRVPTHAPVGPAGRGFSWRSFVAVEAVVPAVVLFFLAGAYSGVNAFVVLYGEALGVTDIGLFFTAYAVFVLVSRPVAGRIADRYGLGTVIVPGMLVFAASFVLLARARTLTDFLVAGAVSAFGYGVCQPSVQTMALMSVDRTRRAVAGNTSYIGVDLGYLVMPVAAGSVVSAVGARGADLATSYSVMYLALVVPVVLGMLVYVVHGRRAARARGADPDG comes from the coding sequence ATGTCTGACGGTCCGGCCGGCGGCGGTGCCGCACGGGTGACCATCTGGTCGCGCGGCTTCGTCCACGTCCTGGTGATCAACCTGGGTGTCAGCGTGGCCCAGCTCATGGTGAACACGCTCGTGCCCAAGCTCGCGGTCGTGCTCGGTGCGTCGGCTGTGGTCGTGGGCGTCGTGTCGGGGATGTTCGCGGTCACGGCGCTCGGCGTGCGTCCCCTGGTCGGGCCTGCAACGGCCCGCATCCGCTTGAACCACCTGCTCGCCGGCACCACCGGGGTGATGCTCCTCGCGTTCGTCACCTACGCCGTCGCCGACAGCATCCCGGTGATGATGGCCGGCCGGCTCCTGCAGGGAGCCGGGATGGGCTTCCTCGCGCCGGTCATGCTGGCGCTCGCGAGCGAGAACCTGCCGGAGCGGCGGATGGCGTCCGGGATCGGCGTGTTCTCGCTCGGGCAGGCCGCGGCCACCGCGATCGGTCCGGCGATCGGTCTGGCCCTGCAGCCCGTGATCGGCTACCGGGGCACGTTCCTCGTCGGCGCGGCCGTGCTCGGGGTCGCCCTGCTCATGGCCCTGCGCGTGCCCACCCACGCGCCCGTGGGTCCGGCCGGCCGCGGCTTCTCCTGGCGGTCCTTCGTCGCGGTGGAGGCGGTCGTCCCTGCCGTCGTCCTCTTCTTCCTCGCGGGTGCCTACTCCGGCGTCAACGCGTTCGTCGTCCTCTACGGCGAGGCGCTCGGCGTCACCGACATCGGGCTGTTCTTCACGGCGTACGCGGTCTTCGTGCTCGTCTCCCGTCCTGTCGCGGGCAGGATCGCCGACCGGTACGGGCTGGGCACGGTGATCGTGCCCGGCATGCTCGTCTTCGCGGCCTCCTTCGTGCTCCTGGCACGGGCGCGCACGCTCACCGACTTCCTCGTGGCCGGGGCGGTCTCCGCGTTCGGCTACGGCGTGTGCCAGCCGTCCGTCCAGACCATGGCGCTGATGTCGGTCGACAGGACGCGTCGGGCGGTGGCCGGCAACACGAGCTACATCGGGGTCGACCTCGGCTACCTCGTCATGCCCGTGGCCGCCGGCTCGGTCGTGTCGGCCGTCGGGGCGCGGGGGGCGGACCTGGCGACGAGCTACTCGGTCATGTACCTCGCGCTGGTCGTCCCCGTCGTGCTGGGCATGCTCGTGTACGTCGTCCACGGTCGACGGGCGGCACGCGCGCGCGGCGCGGACCCGGACGGCTGA
- a CDS encoding YccF domain-containing protein, with translation MKTLLNVIWLVFAGAWLALGYVAAGIVCCVLIVTIPFGIASFRIASYVLWPFGRTIVEKPNAGALSTIGNVIWLLVAGIWLAIGHVATAIPLFVSIIGIPMGIANLKLIPVSLVPLGKQIVPTDSPFAAYGH, from the coding sequence GTGAAGACCCTGCTGAACGTCATCTGGCTCGTGTTCGCCGGCGCGTGGCTCGCTCTGGGCTACGTGGCTGCCGGCATCGTCTGCTGCGTGCTGATCGTCACGATCCCGTTCGGCATCGCGTCGTTCCGCATCGCGAGCTACGTGCTGTGGCCCTTCGGGCGCACGATCGTGGAGAAGCCGAACGCGGGGGCGTTGTCGACGATCGGCAACGTCATCTGGCTGCTCGTCGCGGGGATCTGGCTCGCGATCGGTCACGTCGCGACCGCGATCCCGCTGTTCGTGTCGATCATCGGCATCCCCATGGGCATCGCGAACCTCAAGCTCATCCCGGTGTCCCTCGTGCCGCTCGGCAAGCAGATCGTCCCGACGGACAGCCCGTTCGCGGCGTACGGGCACTGA